Proteins co-encoded in one Coriobacterium glomerans PW2 genomic window:
- a CDS encoding epoxyqueuosine reductase QueH, translated as MRRLLLHACCAPCALEPLRALRAEGFDPIICWANPNIQPPQESARRLEELRRWTARARIRLIETHEDTDAWERLVAPIGALDRTRRCRACYSLRLARACRVALDQGCTHVATTLAVSPYQLLDVCNEELERLSRARGLVPVVRDFRPWYPRACLRSRELGMYRQRYCGCRFSAAEAALGRARMREQRRAARDGAGRDGG; from the coding sequence ATGAGACGGCTGCTGCTTCACGCGTGCTGCGCCCCCTGTGCGCTCGAGCCGCTGCGCGCGCTGCGCGCGGAGGGCTTCGATCCCATCATCTGCTGGGCGAATCCGAACATCCAGCCGCCTCAGGAGAGCGCCAGGCGTCTCGAGGAGCTCAGACGCTGGACAGCTCGTGCTCGAATCCGCCTGATCGAGACGCATGAGGACACCGACGCCTGGGAGCGGCTCGTCGCTCCGATAGGAGCCCTCGATCGGACTCGGCGCTGTCGGGCGTGCTATTCGCTGCGTCTGGCGCGGGCCTGTCGAGTCGCCTTGGACCAGGGCTGCACCCATGTGGCCACGACTCTGGCGGTCTCTCCATACCAGCTCCTCGATGTCTGCAACGAGGAGCTGGAGAGGCTCTCTCGCGCGCGCGGTCTCGTGCCGGTCGTCCGCGACTTCAGACCATGGTACCCCCGTGCCTGTCTGCGTTCGCGCGAGCTGGGGATGTATCGGCAGCGCTACTGCGGCTGCCGCTTCTCGGCGGCCGAGGCGGCGCTCGGGCGCGCGCGGATGCGCGAGCAGCGCCGCGCCGCGCGCGATGGCGCCGGCAGGGATGGAGGTTGA
- the tgt gene encoding tRNA guanosine(34) transglycosylase Tgt: MDQIRFGFDVVAREPGGSARAAVLATPHGDIETPIFMPVGTKATVKGIPTATVRELGAQIVLANTYHLSMRPGPDVIAALGGIHRFMNWHGPILTDSGGFQVFSHKDAVTLSNEGVRFIAGDYDGSHVFWSPEDNMAIAEKLGADICMQLDQCPGYPAERSFVERAVELSSAWAERCWRAHSRCDQALFGIVQGGMHLDLRLRSLAHLESCGDFIGYGIGGYSVGESHETMFQTLAPLVSEHMPQSKPRYLMGVGNPTTLLKAIAAGVDMFDCVLPTRTGRMGTAFSSEGRLNLRNARFALDDAPIDPGCACPVCSGGYTRALIRHLVVQREMLGGILLSEHNIFYLLDLMKRARRAIIDGRYSAFLSQWLDSPAAQDY; this comes from the coding sequence ATGGATCAGATCCGATTCGGATTCGATGTCGTCGCGCGGGAGCCCGGCGGATCCGCACGTGCCGCGGTGCTCGCCACGCCGCACGGCGACATCGAGACGCCCATCTTCATGCCGGTGGGCACCAAGGCGACCGTCAAGGGGATCCCCACCGCGACCGTTCGCGAGCTGGGGGCTCAGATCGTGCTGGCCAACACGTACCATCTTTCGATGCGGCCCGGACCAGACGTCATCGCCGCTTTGGGTGGCATTCATCGGTTCATGAACTGGCACGGGCCCATTCTCACCGATTCCGGCGGTTTCCAGGTCTTCTCGCACAAAGATGCCGTGACCCTCTCAAATGAGGGGGTTCGCTTCATCGCTGGCGACTACGACGGCTCGCATGTGTTCTGGTCGCCCGAAGATAACATGGCGATCGCCGAGAAGCTTGGTGCCGACATCTGCATGCAGCTCGACCAGTGTCCGGGATATCCCGCCGAGCGCTCATTCGTCGAGCGGGCCGTGGAGCTCTCAAGCGCGTGGGCCGAGCGCTGCTGGCGCGCCCACAGTCGATGCGATCAGGCGCTTTTCGGCATCGTCCAAGGGGGGATGCATCTCGATCTCCGATTGCGCTCTCTTGCGCATCTCGAGTCGTGCGGCGATTTCATCGGATATGGAATCGGCGGCTACTCGGTAGGGGAGAGCCACGAGACGATGTTCCAGACGCTCGCACCGCTCGTCTCCGAGCACATGCCTCAGAGCAAACCACGCTATCTCATGGGCGTGGGCAACCCGACCACGCTGCTCAAAGCGATCGCGGCCGGCGTGGATATGTTCGATTGCGTGCTGCCCACCCGTACGGGTCGCATGGGTACCGCGTTTTCCAGCGAGGGAAGATTGAATCTGCGCAATGCCAGATTCGCTCTGGACGACGCTCCGATCGATCCGGGGTGCGCCTGCCCGGTGTGCTCCGGCGGCTACACTCGAGCTCTCATACGTCATCTCGTTGTGCAACGCGAGATGCTCGGGGGGATCCTGCTGTCTGAGCACAATATATTCTACCTGCTTGATCTCATGAAGCGTGCCCGAAGGGCCATCATCGACGGTCGCTATTCGGCGTTTCTCTCGCAATGGTTGGACAGCCCCGCCGCCCAAGACTATTGA
- the queA gene encoding tRNA preQ1(34) S-adenosylmethionine ribosyltransferase-isomerase QueA, translated as MRTDDFDYDLPEELIAQAPVEPRDSCRMLVMHRRVASAAAAADARGDIEHRRFSDIIDYLAPGDLLVANETRVMPARLVGTKRETGGVAETLLLKRREDLDALGSVWECLVSPGRRLRPGSVIEYRAGGLHAPVQAPPVLIGQIEAFVENSKGGRLVRFHPVGSEALDGPCTLDAAIHAAGHVPLPPYITSYEGDPENYQTVYSMREEHSAAAPTAGLHFTEELIDRLRAKGVGWKTVELEVGIDTFRLVQEDDPTDHVMHTERYHVSADVIEAVRATKAGGGRVVAVGTTAVRSLESAFDTMRPASQPPVVARLFENAPDSAAVCCAGDLVERRDATTSLYLMPGSTFHVVDALITNFHVPRSTLMMLVSAFASREQIMDAYAQAVRERYRFLSFGDAMFID; from the coding sequence ATGCGCACCGATGACTTCGATTACGATCTGCCCGAAGAGCTGATCGCGCAGGCTCCCGTCGAGCCGCGCGACTCCTGCCGCATGCTTGTCATGCACCGACGGGTTGCATCCGCTGCTGCCGCAGCGGATGCGCGCGGCGATATCGAGCACCGAAGGTTCTCGGATATCATCGATTATCTCGCCCCCGGTGACCTGCTTGTCGCCAACGAGACGCGCGTCATGCCCGCGCGTCTCGTTGGCACGAAGCGCGAAACCGGTGGCGTCGCCGAGACCCTGCTGCTCAAGCGACGCGAGGATCTCGATGCGCTCGGGTCGGTGTGGGAGTGCCTCGTGAGTCCGGGCCGCAGGCTCAGGCCCGGCTCGGTGATCGAGTACCGCGCAGGAGGTCTCCATGCTCCCGTTCAGGCGCCGCCGGTCCTCATCGGGCAGATCGAGGCGTTCGTGGAGAACAGCAAGGGCGGCCGCTTGGTTCGCTTCCATCCGGTCGGCTCCGAGGCGCTCGACGGCCCCTGTACGCTCGACGCCGCGATCCATGCGGCGGGACATGTGCCACTGCCTCCCTATATCACCTCCTACGAGGGGGATCCGGAGAATTATCAGACCGTCTACTCGATGCGCGAGGAGCATTCGGCGGCCGCGCCCACCGCGGGCCTGCATTTCACCGAGGAGCTCATCGATCGTCTCCGCGCAAAGGGCGTCGGCTGGAAGACGGTTGAACTCGAGGTGGGAATCGACACGTTTCGGCTCGTGCAAGAGGATGATCCGACCGACCATGTCATGCACACCGAGCGCTACCACGTCTCAGCAGACGTCATCGAGGCGGTGCGCGCGACGAAGGCGGGCGGAGGTCGGGTGGTCGCCGTCGGGACAACAGCCGTCCGATCACTCGAGAGCGCCTTCGACACGATGCGCCCCGCGTCGCAGCCCCCGGTGGTCGCACGCCTGTTCGAGAACGCGCCGGACTCCGCTGCCGTGTGCTGTGCGGGCGATCTCGTCGAGCGTCGCGATGCGACGACGAGTCTGTACCTGATGCCCGGATCTACGTTTCACGTGGTCGACGCGCTCATCACCAACTTCCACGTGCCGCGCTCGACCCTCATGATGCTCGTCTCGGCGTTCGCTTCACGCGAGCAGATCATGGACGCCTACGCGCAAGCGGTTCGCGAGCGCTACCGCTTCCTGTCATTCGGCGATGCCATGTTCATAGACTAG
- a CDS encoding CarD family transcriptional regulator, whose protein sequence is MFRIGEHVIHPGQGVCTITGFDEAAPNPMIILESKQGHARTRMKYPLSQSDRLHATVSREEAERVMENYDAIECDSFTERNSSLEESHFKQLLKQGVPETLRVAKTMRLRIMEAESRDKKPSSYYTRVLKEAHRRSVEELAVALGVSESDIERRFAGVADIDEFLDPSSN, encoded by the coding sequence ATGTTTCGTATCGGCGAGCACGTCATTCATCCCGGGCAAGGGGTCTGCACGATCACGGGGTTCGACGAGGCGGCCCCGAATCCCATGATCATCCTCGAGTCCAAACAGGGCCACGCGAGAACGCGTATGAAATACCCCCTATCCCAATCGGATCGTCTTCACGCCACCGTATCCCGCGAGGAGGCGGAGCGCGTGATGGAGAACTATGACGCCATCGAGTGCGACTCGTTTACCGAGCGGAACAGCTCTCTGGAGGAATCGCATTTCAAACAGCTCCTGAAGCAGGGCGTACCCGAGACGCTCCGCGTGGCCAAGACGATGCGCCTGCGCATCATGGAGGCAGAGTCGCGCGACAAGAAGCCCAGCAGCTACTACACGCGCGTGCTCAAGGAGGCCCATCGCCGCTCGGTGGAGGAGCTGGCCGTGGCCCTGGGTGTCAGCGAAAGCGATATCGAGCGCCGCTTCGCCGGAGTCGCAGACATAGATGAGTTTCTAGATCCGAGTTCGAATTGA
- a CDS encoding DUF3267 domain-containing protein: MTEIGSIHTFDDSGFLRWITGCALAVLLAGAALLIVAVSALHLVPFGPAGALGSMPIWIRIGISLASLAGTLILHELTHALLFKLLAPAGARVTFGANWRVGMIFACAQGVIYTRRHYQMIAVAPSVAVSGLALALGAATGDLLVGLGVGILHLSCCTGDWGYLRAIRRNAAITHCEDMLWGVRFYGDGPGAFDDRGACPRHDSSGGS, translated from the coding sequence ATGACTGAAATCGGCAGCATACACACGTTTGACGATTCCGGCTTTTTGCGCTGGATCACTGGGTGCGCGCTGGCGGTGCTCCTGGCCGGAGCCGCGTTGCTCATCGTTGCGGTGAGCGCGCTTCATCTTGTCCCCTTCGGGCCCGCCGGCGCCCTCGGATCGATGCCGATCTGGATCCGTATCGGTATTTCGTTGGCCAGCCTGGCGGGAACCCTCATCCTCCATGAGCTGACGCATGCACTTCTTTTCAAGCTGCTGGCACCGGCGGGCGCTCGCGTGACGTTCGGGGCCAACTGGCGCGTCGGCATGATCTTCGCCTGCGCTCAGGGTGTTATCTACACAAGGCGGCATTATCAGATGATCGCCGTGGCGCCGAGTGTCGCGGTGAGCGGCCTCGCGCTCGCACTCGGCGCTGCGACAGGAGATCTGCTCGTGGGACTTGGTGTCGGGATTCTGCATCTGTCCTGCTGCACGGGCGACTGGGGCTATCTGCGGGCTATCCGCAGGAACGCCGCCATCACGCACTGTGAGGACATGCTGTGGGGTGTTCGATTCTACGGCGACGGCCCCGGTGCGTTCGACGACCGAGGCGCTTGCCCGCGGCACGACAGCTCGGGGGGATCATGA
- the argS gene encoding arginine--tRNA ligase yields the protein MPELIENLVREAVIAAQSAGDLPAFALEDCGVERPADTSNGEWTSTVALRSAKAAGIAPRAFAEAAIAHMRIDPSIERVEIAGPGFINFYLSTGERNAVFARAREQGADFARSSAGAGIRLQVEFVSANPVGPLHIGHGRWAALGDSLSRVMEHAGYDVEREYYVNDHGNQMDVFGSSISMRYMQLVDIVNKRGVGLETAVQLLSADRDAYIRDDSDEHPELHPYSDRFIDALGANSYGGEYIIETAADLFRRDGDAWAGASESERMSAFREQGHRKMLDEIRDLCHDVRCDFDVWFSERSLYEKATTGPDAGTSAVDRAFARLREMGYIYESAGAVWFRSTDLGDDKDRVLVKANGDYTYFASDVAYHWDKFQRVDHAIDIWGSDHHGYIGRVRAACDALGYPGRFEVLLGQLVNLLRSGKPVRMSKRKGTMVTFRELVDEVGADATRYTLISRSANQTIDFDIDAVKERSMDNPVYYVQYAHARICSILRRAAGVDDKQAALLGMDAVAARSIGDRVDYALLTDPTEFALSRKLSELEELVVSCARDRAPFRLTHFAEELAADFHSFYGACQVLPSETRPVDAELSRARLAACDAVRSVLSLVLGLIGVSAPESM from the coding sequence ATGCCCGAGCTGATCGAGAACCTGGTGCGCGAGGCTGTTATCGCAGCGCAGAGCGCAGGCGATCTGCCCGCGTTCGCGCTTGAGGACTGCGGGGTCGAGCGTCCGGCGGACACCTCGAACGGGGAGTGGACCTCCACGGTGGCGCTGCGCTCGGCCAAGGCCGCCGGCATCGCGCCCCGCGCCTTCGCCGAGGCTGCGATCGCGCATATGCGCATCGACCCCTCGATCGAACGCGTCGAGATCGCGGGACCGGGGTTCATCAATTTTTATCTCTCGACGGGTGAGCGAAACGCGGTGTTCGCTCGCGCGCGAGAGCAGGGTGCAGATTTCGCTCGGTCGTCTGCGGGGGCGGGCATCCGCCTTCAGGTCGAGTTCGTCTCGGCCAACCCCGTGGGACCGCTGCACATCGGTCACGGGCGCTGGGCCGCGCTGGGGGATTCGTTGAGCCGCGTGATGGAGCACGCGGGCTACGACGTCGAGCGCGAGTACTACGTGAACGATCACGGCAACCAGATGGATGTCTTCGGCAGCTCGATCTCCATGCGCTACATGCAGCTCGTCGATATCGTGAACAAGCGCGGGGTCGGTCTCGAGACAGCGGTGCAGCTGCTGAGCGCTGACCGCGACGCCTATATTCGCGATGATTCCGACGAGCATCCCGAGCTCCATCCCTACTCGGACCGCTTCATCGATGCGCTCGGTGCCAATTCATATGGTGGAGAGTACATCATCGAGACGGCCGCAGATCTGTTCCGGCGAGACGGCGATGCCTGGGCGGGCGCGAGCGAGTCGGAGCGCATGAGCGCGTTTCGCGAGCAAGGGCACCGAAAGATGCTCGACGAGATCCGTGATCTGTGTCATGACGTGCGCTGCGACTTCGATGTGTGGTTCTCCGAGCGCAGTCTCTACGAGAAGGCGACGACGGGCCCCGACGCCGGGACCTCCGCCGTAGACCGGGCCTTCGCCAGACTTCGCGAGATGGGCTACATCTACGAGAGCGCCGGCGCCGTGTGGTTCCGTTCGACCGATCTGGGCGACGACAAGGATCGCGTTCTCGTGAAGGCCAACGGCGACTACACCTATTTCGCCTCCGACGTCGCATACCACTGGGACAAGTTCCAGCGCGTGGACCATGCGATCGATATCTGGGGCAGCGACCACCACGGCTACATCGGCCGCGTTCGCGCTGCCTGCGATGCGCTGGGCTATCCGGGTCGCTTCGAGGTCCTGCTCGGCCAGCTCGTGAACCTGCTTCGTTCCGGCAAGCCGGTGCGCATGTCGAAGCGCAAGGGCACGATGGTGACCTTTCGCGAGCTCGTCGATGAGGTCGGGGCTGATGCGACGCGCTATACCCTGATCAGCCGCTCCGCGAACCAGACGATCGACTTCGATATCGATGCGGTGAAGGAACGCAGCATGGACAATCCGGTCTACTATGTTCAATACGCCCACGCCCGTATCTGCTCGATCCTGCGGCGCGCCGCCGGTGTTGACGACAAGCAGGCGGCATTGCTCGGAATGGACGCCGTCGCCGCCCGGTCGATCGGCGATCGCGTCGATTACGCGCTGCTCACCGATCCGACAGAGTTCGCCTTGTCTCGGAAGCTCTCAGAGCTCGAGGAGCTCGTCGTTTCGTGCGCGCGTGATCGCGCTCCGTTTCGACTCACGCACTTCGCCGAGGAGCTCGCCGCCGACTTCCACTCGTTCTACGGTGCCTGCCAGGTGCTTCCCAGCGAGACGCGGCCGGTGGACGCCGAGCTGTCGCGCGCCCGACTGGCAGCGTGCGACGCCGTGCGATCCGTTCTCTCTCTCGTGCTGGGCCTCATCGGGGTGTCCGCGCCGGAATCCATGTAG
- a CDS encoding HdeD family acid-resistance protein — protein sequence MGVIAMNWYDSDYDYVKEYVKRWNDNVGRTKAWMIVLGLLMALAGVACAMYPFSIFAVIQIAATLALIAHGISEIYIYFSMSEFFRSPMRALLGVLNIVLGVMLIMMPPYLTAGAMVFLLAFLFIIAGFERISFSQRLRYFNIPDTSLGTLIGILDIIMGILFIVMPMFSSLILGYIIAAYLIVTGVTVFVEAFAVKKISVSDVDRASHHRDATR from the coding sequence ATGGGAGTGATCGCTATGAACTGGTACGATTCAGATTATGATTACGTGAAGGAGTACGTCAAACGCTGGAACGACAACGTCGGCAGAACGAAGGCGTGGATGATCGTGCTCGGCTTGCTGATGGCACTCGCCGGGGTGGCGTGCGCCATGTATCCGTTCAGCATCTTCGCTGTGATCCAGATCGCGGCGACGCTTGCGCTCATCGCCCACGGCATCTCCGAGATCTACATCTATTTCAGCATGTCCGAGTTCTTCCGCAGTCCGATGCGCGCCCTGCTGGGCGTTTTGAATATCGTTTTGGGTGTCATGTTGATCATGATGCCGCCCTATCTCACGGCGGGAGCGATGGTGTTTCTGCTCGCCTTCCTGTTCATCATCGCGGGCTTCGAGCGGATCTCGTTCTCGCAGCGCCTGCGCTACTTCAACATCCCCGACACATCGCTGGGCACCCTCATCGGGATCCTCGATATCATCATGGGCATCCTGTTCATCGTGATGCCCATGTTCTCGAGCCTCATCTTGGGCTACATCATAGCGGCCTATCTCATCGTGACGGGTGTGACCGTCTTCGTCGAGGCGTTCGCCGTGAAGAAGATCTCCGTCTCAGACGTCGACCGCGCCTCGCACCACCGCGATGCGACGCGCTGA
- a CDS encoding thiol peroxidase: protein MTYEITLHGQPIARIDPVTSGDAPDFTLTDLSGRDVTLSALRGTVLISTFPDINTKTCSLQTKRFNVEASERDDIDFLSISTNTPDEQRTWCAAEGVDMTVLSDTGDFGKAYGLLLDEGPLAGDLARAVLVVRNGEIVYSEIVQEISDEPNYRTALEATR, encoded by the coding sequence ATGACCTATGAGATCACCCTGCACGGCCAGCCCATCGCCCGAATCGATCCGGTGACCTCCGGCGACGCACCGGATTTCACGCTCACCGATCTGTCGGGGCGCGATGTGACGCTCTCAGCCCTGAGAGGCACGGTGCTCATCAGCACGTTCCCCGATATCAACACCAAGACCTGCTCCCTGCAGACGAAGCGCTTCAACGTCGAGGCCAGCGAGCGCGATGACATCGATTTTCTGAGCATATCGACAAACACCCCCGATGAGCAGCGCACATGGTGCGCCGCCGAGGGCGTGGACATGACGGTGCTGTCCGATACCGGCGACTTCGGCAAAGCGTACGGTCTGCTGCTCGACGAGGGCCCGCTCGCCGGTGATCTGGCGCGCGCTGTTCTGGTCGTTCGCAACGGTGAGATCGTATACAGCGAGATCGTTCAAGAGATCTCCGATGAGCCGAATTATCGCACGGCGCTTGAGGCGACTCGCTAG
- the rho gene encoding transcription termination factor Rho encodes MQEENTEHSENVIAADGSVQADAAPPRRRARKPRAKAKSAEGGPAQEDGGQKRSARRGASGDAPAADSEPQEASVSGGDDAPRSRRGARTRRRASRRDEQSEVSRDEGTTQDGGDTGAAELDPQIAQARALAKISQASIVRQQRQAAERAAAMIAAPSDGGTASASAIELAIDPSLRPHRRGRKPKAYLEAERAARLAAQAALGETRASDETAEPSAGVERPSVADHADATDAASPEGVSPTRQSERHGGRARRDHTRNPLAHSEDRSRGGQGDSARREHGSGASQNLAGSSKRQHQSKRTERTRSAERAGGEVRRGNGNRPQQMRKQRSANRYNAPTEPTLTRDQLGSMKVAELRDKATELELDYAGKRKAELIDEIFAAAARAEGFREVEGVLDIANDGFGHIRVNGYMPSHDDAFVSANLIRGARLRAGDFIIGTLRPSRPGDKYPGLAKITSINGVDPEDLRHRPKFSELTPIYPNMRLQMEHGRDSITGRAIDIVAPVGKGQRGLIVSPPKAGKTTILKKICQSIAANNPEVHLICLLVDERPEEVTDMQRSIRGDVVASTFDMPADNHTRVSELVIERAKRIVEMGGDVVVVLDSITRLARAYNLAAPASGRILSGGVDSAALYPPKRFLGAARNIENGGSLTILASALVDTGSKMDEVIFEEFKGTGNMELKLDRDLADRRIFPAINPVSSGTRNEDLLIDETMRPFVWGIRRVLANMNNTERCASAFIKGLKSTATNEEFLVRSAKRAAEHPDAL; translated from the coding sequence GTGCAAGAAGAGAATACCGAGCATTCAGAGAACGTGATCGCTGCCGATGGGTCCGTGCAGGCTGACGCGGCCCCGCCGCGCCGACGCGCGCGCAAACCGCGTGCGAAGGCCAAATCCGCCGAGGGCGGACCAGCCCAGGAGGACGGCGGGCAGAAGCGCTCCGCCCGTCGGGGAGCATCAGGGGATGCCCCCGCCGCCGACTCCGAGCCACAAGAGGCTTCCGTCTCCGGTGGAGACGATGCGCCGCGGTCGCGTCGCGGCGCACGGACCCGGCGGCGCGCTTCCAGACGAGACGAGCAGAGCGAGGTCTCGAGAGACGAGGGAACGACCCAAGATGGCGGGGACACCGGTGCAGCCGAGTTGGATCCGCAGATCGCACAAGCGCGCGCCCTGGCGAAGATCTCGCAGGCTTCGATCGTGCGCCAGCAGCGGCAGGCCGCCGAGCGGGCCGCCGCCATGATCGCGGCGCCCAGCGATGGGGGAACCGCTTCGGCTTCGGCCATCGAGCTGGCGATCGATCCGTCGCTGCGGCCCCATCGCCGCGGCCGCAAACCCAAGGCCTATCTGGAGGCCGAGCGGGCCGCTCGCCTCGCCGCGCAGGCGGCTCTGGGCGAGACGCGGGCCTCAGATGAGACAGCGGAGCCGTCCGCCGGCGTCGAGCGCCCCTCCGTTGCCGATCATGCGGACGCCACGGATGCCGCATCGCCCGAAGGAGTCTCGCCGACTCGGCAGTCCGAGCGCCACGGAGGGCGAGCCCGTCGGGATCACACGCGCAACCCGCTCGCTCACAGCGAGGACCGCAGCCGTGGAGGCCAAGGCGATTCCGCGCGCCGCGAGCACGGCTCCGGTGCCTCTCAGAATCTGGCGGGTTCCTCCAAGCGGCAGCACCAGTCCAAGCGCACAGAGCGGACGCGATCGGCTGAGCGAGCCGGCGGCGAGGTCCGTCGCGGCAACGGAAACCGGCCGCAGCAGATGCGCAAGCAGCGCAGCGCAAACCGCTACAACGCTCCGACCGAGCCGACGCTCACGCGCGATCAGCTCGGCTCCATGAAGGTCGCCGAGCTACGCGACAAGGCCACAGAGCTCGAGCTCGACTACGCCGGAAAGAGGAAAGCGGAGCTCATTGATGAGATCTTTGCCGCAGCGGCACGTGCCGAGGGGTTCCGCGAGGTCGAGGGCGTCCTCGATATCGCCAATGACGGATTCGGCCATATTCGCGTGAACGGCTATATGCCCAGCCATGATGACGCATTCGTCTCCGCGAACCTCATTCGGGGAGCCCGATTGCGAGCCGGTGACTTCATCATCGGCACGCTTCGCCCATCGCGACCCGGGGACAAGTACCCGGGCTTGGCGAAGATCACCTCCATAAACGGGGTCGATCCAGAAGATCTGCGCCATCGTCCCAAGTTCTCCGAGCTGACGCCTATCTACCCCAACATGCGTCTCCAGATGGAGCACGGCCGGGACTCCATCACGGGTCGCGCCATCGACATCGTCGCGCCCGTTGGCAAGGGCCAGCGCGGTCTCATCGTCTCGCCTCCGAAGGCGGGCAAGACCACGATCCTCAAGAAGATCTGCCAGTCCATCGCTGCGAACAATCCCGAGGTGCACCTTATCTGCCTGCTTGTGGACGAGCGTCCCGAGGAGGTCACCGACATGCAGCGTTCGATCAGAGGCGATGTCGTCGCCTCGACGTTCGACATGCCGGCCGATAATCACACCCGGGTCTCCGAGCTGGTGATCGAGCGAGCCAAACGCATCGTCGAGATGGGTGGCGACGTCGTCGTCGTGCTCGATTCCATCACGCGTCTCGCCCGCGCCTACAACCTGGCGGCTCCCGCATCGGGTCGCATCCTATCGGGCGGCGTGGACTCCGCGGCGCTGTACCCGCCGAAGCGCTTTTTGGGTGCCGCGCGCAACATCGAGAACGGCGGATCGCTCACGATTCTCGCCTCGGCGCTGGTAGACACCGGATCCAAAATGGATGAGGTCATCTTCGAGGAGTTCAAGGGCACGGGCAACATGGAGCTCAAGCTCGATCGCGATCTTGCCGATCGGCGCATCTTCCCGGCTATCAACCCGGTCTCCTCGGGCACGCGAAACGAGGACCTTCTGATCGACGAGACCATGCGTCCCTTTGTATGGGGCATTCGCCGGGTGCTCGCGAACATGAACAATACCGAGCGATGCGCGTCAGCCTTCATCAAGGGTCTCAAGAGCACCGCCACCAACGAGGAGTTCCTGGTTCGCTCCGCCAAGCGCGCCGCCGAGCATCCCGACGCCCTCTGA